TTAATAATCGCTCTCGCAATCGCGACACGTTGTTGTTGTCCCCCTGATAATTTATTAGGAAGTAAGTCTTCCTTCTGATGTAGACCAACATCATCCAATCCTTTTAACACTTTGGCTTTACGGTCTTTACTACTCATTCCATTATATATGAGTGGAATACTGACATTTTCAAGAATGGTATTATTTTGAATTAATTTAAAGTTTTGAAACACAAATCCTACCGTAAGATTTCGTATCGTTGCGAGACGATTATCTGATGCTTTTTTATAATTGTCACCGTTAAAAAGGTAATCGCCTTCATAACCACGGTCAATAAATCCTAAAATATTAATTAATGTACTTTTACCTGATCCTGATGGTCCCATAATCGCGATAAATTCACCTTCATCAATATGAATATCAATATCTTTTAAAATATGATTCGTTTCGTCACCATTTTTGAAATGTCGATTGATTTTTTTCAATTCAATCATGATGACACCTCAACTTTTTCTCCATCATTTAAATTACCTTTAGGATTTTTGATGACTTTATCACCAGCTTTAAGCCCTTTTTTCACAATAATTTGGCCA
The DNA window shown above is from Staphylococcus sp. M0911 and carries:
- a CDS encoding ABC transporter ATP-binding protein, yielding MIELKKINRHFKNGDETNHILKDIDIHIDEGEFIAIMGPSGSGKSTLINILGFIDRGYEGDYLFNGDNYKKASDNRLATIRNLTVGFVFQNFKLIQNNTILENVSIPLIYNGMSSKDRKAKVLKGLDDVGLHQKEDLLPNKLSGGQQQRVAIARAIINEPKFIIADEPTGALDSKTSKDIMDLFVSLNKEKGTTMIMVTHDREVANKADRIIHILDGRVKEEEVLTHE